One Phoenix dactylifera cultivar Barhee BC4 chromosome 8, palm_55x_up_171113_PBpolish2nd_filt_p, whole genome shotgun sequence genomic window carries:
- the LOC103716015 gene encoding dr1-associated corepressor-like gives MRKKLGTRFPAPRIKKIMQADEDVGKIALAVPLLVSKALELFLQDLCNRTYAVTLQRGAKTVNSLHLKQCVKSYSAFDFLTDVVNKVPNLGGTEPCGDEKGISRRRKTLPYDGDVEANAELRSTKVATRSGNIGPRGRGRGRGRGRGRPRTRDVGCVKFEDDNDMFPEHGDLSGEIEGEEKGLSGKENMAQSADPSCNSTSVMGATSTAEAEAKQEGCSAWPLPDVVGNIGIEPSRLVHLNMQMDEDEDYDNED, from the exons atgagGAAGAAGCTCGGCACCCGATTCCCCGCG CCACGAATAAAGAAGATAATGCAAGCAGATGAGGACGTCGGCAAGATTGCATTGGCTGTGCCTCTTTTAGTTT CAAAAGCTTTGGAGTTATTTTTGCAAGATCTTTGCAACAGGACTTATGCTGTTACTCTACAGAGAGGGGCCAAGACAGTGAATTCATTGCATTT AAAACAATGCGTGAAGAGCTATAGTGCTTTTGATTTCCTAACTGATGTTGTCAATAAGGTACCGAACCTTGGAGGCACAGAACCTTGTGGTGATGAAAAAGGAATATCCAGGAGAAG AAAGACCCTGCCTTATGATGGCGATGTGGAGGCCAATGCGGAGTTGAGGTCCACCAAAGTG GCAACGAGGAGTGGTAACATTGGTCCAAGAGGACGCGGAAGAGGTAGAGGAAGAGGCAGGGGTCGGCCAAGAACAAGGGATGTTGGGTGCGTAAAATTTGAGGATGACAACGACATGTTTCCCGAGCATGGTGACCTGTCGGGGGAAATCGAGGGTGAAGAGAAAGGCCTAAGTGGGAAGGAAAACATGGCTCAGAGCGCAGATCCTTCCTGCAACTCTACATCAGTCATGGGTGCAACTTCAACTGCAGAGGCAGAGGCTAAGCAAGAAGGGTGTTCTGCTTGGCCTTTGCCTGATGTAGTGGGCAACATTGGCATAGAACCATCAAGACTTGTACATTTAAACATGCAgatggatgaggatgaggattaTGACAATGAAGATTAG